One genomic segment of Heliomicrobium undosum includes these proteins:
- the serC gene encoding 3-phosphoserine/phosphohydroxythreonine transaminase encodes MERVFNFNAGPATLPLAVLEEAQREMLNYKGTGMSVMEISHRSKEYEAINNEAEANMKELLGLGDNYRVLFLQGGASTQFAMVPMSFLGAGQTADYILTGSWSEKALKEAQKFGQTHVAATTQEGNYVRIPKADEIQLSEAPAYIHLTSNNTIFGTQWQSFPDFGDIPLIADMSSDILCKPFDANKFALIYAGAQKNLGPSGVTVVIIRQDMIEKASTKLPSMLRYDIHAKNNSLYNTPPSFSVYMVNLVLRWLKAQGGLAAMEKQNVEKAALIYDVIDGSNGYYKGHADKDSRSTMNITFRLPNEDLEKAFASEATKAGLIGLKGHRSVGGMRASTYNALPREGCQALADFMKAFMQKNG; translated from the coding sequence ATGGAGCGCGTCTTCAACTTCAACGCAGGCCCCGCCACCCTGCCCCTGGCCGTACTCGAAGAAGCCCAACGAGAAATGCTGAACTACAAAGGGACCGGCATGTCGGTCATGGAGATCAGCCACCGGTCCAAAGAATATGAAGCCATCAACAACGAAGCGGAAGCCAATATGAAGGAACTGCTCGGCCTGGGCGACAACTACCGGGTCCTCTTCCTCCAAGGCGGAGCCAGCACCCAATTCGCCATGGTGCCCATGAGCTTTCTCGGCGCCGGCCAGACGGCTGACTACATCCTCACCGGCAGTTGGTCCGAAAAGGCGCTGAAAGAAGCGCAAAAGTTTGGCCAGACCCATGTGGCCGCCACCACTCAGGAAGGCAACTACGTCCGCATCCCCAAGGCTGACGAGATCCAGTTGAGCGAGGCGCCGGCCTACATACACCTGACCTCGAACAACACCATCTTCGGCACCCAGTGGCAGAGCTTCCCCGACTTCGGCGACATCCCCCTCATCGCCGACATGTCCAGCGACATCCTCTGCAAGCCCTTTGACGCCAACAAGTTCGCCCTCATCTACGCCGGCGCCCAGAAAAACCTCGGCCCCTCCGGCGTCACCGTCGTCATCATCCGCCAGGACATGATCGAGAAGGCCTCCACCAAGCTGCCCTCCATGCTCCGTTATGACATCCATGCCAAGAACAACTCTCTCTACAACACACCGCCCAGCTTCTCCGTCTACATGGTCAACCTGGTCCTCCGCTGGCTCAAGGCCCAGGGCGGCCTGGCGGCCATGGAAAAGCAAAACGTGGAAAAAGCGGCCCTGATCTATGACGTCATCGACGGTAGCAACGGCTACTACAAAGGCCATGCCGACAAGGACAGCCGCTCCACCATGAACATCACCTTCCGCCTGCCCAACGAGGACCTGGAGAAGGCCTTCGCCAGCGAAGCGACGAAAGCCGGCCTCATCGGCCTGAAAGGCCACCGCTCCGTCGGCGGCATGCGCGCCTCCACTTACAACGCCTTGCCCCGCGAAGGCTGCCAGGCATTGGCGGACTTCATGAAGGCGTTCATGCAGAAGAACGGCTAA
- a CDS encoding histidinol-phosphatase HisJ family protein, with translation MLVDYHVHAMGHGTSRHTVEEISAYLETARMRGVAQVGFADHDRYLDEYDVDAIREAALQYPDVQVRLGVEIDYIRNADAELQAMTSRYPFDYVIGSVHKIEDWDFDCVEFMDRYDRWEMDDLYRTYFDHVREVAEKGLFSFIGHMDLIKIFNFRNKRPIVELAEEALQAIRKAGLPCEINTNGLNKPVAEMYPQRVLLERCFELGIPIILSSDAHFAHEVGRDLDKARDLAWSVGYRQVATFHRRKCVMENL, from the coding sequence ATGCTTGTCGATTATCATGTTCACGCCATGGGCCATGGCACATCACGGCATACGGTTGAGGAGATTTCGGCCTATCTGGAGACGGCCCGGATGCGTGGCGTTGCTCAGGTGGGTTTTGCCGACCATGACCGCTACCTCGACGAATACGACGTCGACGCCATCCGTGAAGCAGCCCTGCAGTATCCGGACGTGCAGGTGCGGCTGGGGGTGGAGATCGATTATATCCGGAACGCCGATGCCGAGCTTCAGGCGATGACGTCTCGCTATCCCTTTGATTACGTCATTGGCTCGGTCCACAAGATCGAGGACTGGGATTTCGACTGCGTCGAGTTCATGGACCGCTATGACCGGTGGGAAATGGACGATCTCTACCGTACATACTTTGACCATGTGCGGGAAGTGGCAGAAAAGGGGCTCTTCAGCTTTATCGGGCACATGGATCTGATCAAGATCTTCAATTTCCGCAACAAACGTCCCATCGTGGAACTGGCCGAGGAGGCGCTCCAGGCGATTCGCAAGGCGGGACTGCCTTGCGAGATCAACACGAACGGCCTGAACAAGCCGGTCGCCGAGATGTATCCCCAGCGCGTCCTGCTGGAGCGCTGTTTTGAATTGGGCATCCCAATCATCCTCAGTTCAGACGCCCACTTCGCCCATGAGGTGGGCAGGGACCTGGACAAGGCCCGCGACCTGGCTTGGTCTGTGGGGTACCGGCAGGTGGCCACTTTCCACCGCCGCAAGTGTGTCATGGAGAACCTTTAA
- a CDS encoding M55 family metallopeptidase, with amino-acid sequence MRVYISADLEGVAGVVSPAQLVSGPAYEEARRWMTAEVAAAVRGAQRAGARQVVVNDAHEAMTNLRLEDLPPGVEVISGKPKALGMMCAIDAGWDLAFLTGCHARQGSGGLLSHSYSASTIARLCLNGREVGELGLNISLALACNVPVGLVTGDAAAVAEALELFPGLRTVAVKTAYGRQAARTLTPGEACSRIEAAAGEAVAAPCQSDEIRHWQPQPPYTLAVDFASPVMADAVSYMPLTRRESPCRITMEQAELPALFRAFQAMLTIAGAVAR; translated from the coding sequence GTGCGCGTCTACATATCGGCCGATCTGGAAGGGGTGGCCGGGGTCGTATCGCCGGCCCAGTTGGTATCCGGACCAGCGTATGAGGAGGCCCGCCGCTGGATGACGGCCGAGGTGGCGGCGGCTGTCCGGGGCGCCCAGAGGGCCGGCGCTCGGCAGGTGGTTGTCAACGACGCCCATGAGGCGATGACCAACCTCCGCCTGGAGGACCTGCCGCCCGGCGTCGAGGTGATCAGCGGCAAGCCCAAGGCCCTGGGCATGATGTGCGCCATCGATGCAGGCTGGGATCTGGCCTTTTTGACCGGCTGCCATGCCCGGCAGGGCAGCGGCGGCCTGTTGAGCCATTCCTACAGCGCCTCCACAATCGCCCGATTGTGCCTGAACGGTCGCGAGGTGGGCGAGTTGGGCTTGAACATCTCCCTGGCCCTTGCCTGTAACGTGCCGGTGGGGCTGGTGACGGGTGATGCGGCGGCTGTGGCGGAGGCGCTGGAACTGTTCCCGGGGCTGCGGACTGTCGCCGTCAAGACAGCCTATGGACGCCAGGCGGCCCGCACGTTGACTCCAGGCGAGGCATGCTCACGCATTGAGGCGGCGGCGGGGGAAGCGGTGGCGGCGCCCTGTCAGTCTGATGAGATACGGCACTGGCAGCCGCAACCGCCCTATACGTTGGCGGTGGATTTTGCCTCCCCCGTCATGGCCGATGCCGTATCCTACATGCCCTTGACCCGGCGGGAGAGCCCCTGCCGGATCACGATGGAACAGGCTGAACTGCCGGCGCTGTTTCGCGCTTTTCAGGCCATGCTAACAATCGCCGGCGCCGTCGCGCGCTAA
- the bshB1 gene encoding bacillithiol biosynthesis deacetylase BshB1, whose translation MEDHMIQRLPADVLAIGAHPDDVELGAGGAVALAASQGLQVVIVDLTEGEMASRGTVAERRAEAKQAAAILGVRERINCRWEDGGLGDPAQWQKRVEELAHLVRRFRPRLVLAPEGPDRHPDHEAAGRLAREAVFYSGLQKYGDPDLAPWRPRRFLAYRINGSFDGAASFGVDVSALYDRKRAALAAYRSQFFREQPEARQALHIPDLPALLEARDRYLGGLLGVAFAEPFYGEGPIRIGRMDALWE comes from the coding sequence GTGGAAGACCATATGATTCAACGGTTGCCGGCCGATGTGCTCGCCATCGGCGCCCATCCCGATGATGTGGAGTTGGGCGCCGGTGGGGCGGTGGCGCTGGCTGCCAGCCAGGGTTTGCAGGTGGTCATCGTCGACCTGACAGAGGGGGAAATGGCGTCGAGGGGAACAGTGGCGGAACGGCGCGCCGAGGCGAAGCAGGCGGCGGCAATCCTGGGCGTCCGCGAGCGCATCAACTGCCGTTGGGAAGACGGCGGCCTCGGCGATCCGGCCCAGTGGCAAAAACGGGTGGAAGAACTGGCTCATCTGGTCCGTCGTTTCCGGCCGAGGCTGGTGCTGGCGCCGGAGGGGCCGGACCGTCATCCCGACCACGAGGCGGCAGGACGTCTGGCGCGGGAGGCTGTCTTTTACAGCGGTCTCCAGAAGTACGGCGACCCGGACCTTGCGCCCTGGCGGCCCCGGCGTTTTCTGGCCTACCGCATCAATGGCTCTTTTGACGGCGCGGCTTCCTTCGGCGTTGACGTGAGCGCCCTCTATGACAGGAAACGGGCGGCCCTCGCAGCCTACCGGAGCCAGTTTTTCCGGGAACAGCCGGAAGCGCGCCAGGCCTTGCATATACCTGACCTTCCGGCCCTTCTGGAGGCGCGGGACCGATACCTGGGCGGGTTGCTCGGTGTTGCTTTCGCGGAGCCCTTTTACGGGGAAGGCCCCATCCGGATCGGGCGCATGGACGCCTTGTGGGAGTGA